One Brevibacillus choshinensis genomic window carries:
- a CDS encoding zinc-dependent alcohol dehydrogenase family protein, whose amino-acid sequence MKALVLESQKNCVVKEVSTPAPGDNDILVKIMANGVCRSDWHVWEAEVNNYPSKILGHEFTGIVEEVGKNVTRFKKGDRVIAPFSGSEGTCPQCQQGHTNICDSFLLPGFMYPGGFAEYVSIPYGERNLVHLPEEISFVDGAALGCRFMTAFHGIVDQAKVQPGEWVAVYGCGGVGLSAINIATAIGANVIGVDINDANLELAKQMGAAYTINSKQTDPVAAVKEITKGGAHVSIDALGFTQTCVSGIRSLRKRGRHLQVGLTMNHEQGHIAIPVNEMILKEINFITTLGMPAHRFASLLPLVTTGRLTPGKMVTREIALSEVNDIFTAMSSYSNTGTFVVTTFA is encoded by the coding sequence ATGAAAGCGCTTGTATTGGAGAGCCAAAAGAATTGTGTTGTCAAGGAGGTCTCTACGCCAGCACCTGGGGACAACGACATCTTGGTGAAGATCATGGCAAATGGCGTTTGCCGGAGCGACTGGCACGTCTGGGAAGCGGAAGTAAACAATTATCCATCCAAAATTCTGGGTCATGAATTTACGGGGATCGTAGAGGAAGTAGGGAAGAACGTCACGCGTTTTAAGAAGGGCGATCGTGTCATCGCTCCTTTTTCGGGGAGTGAAGGGACATGTCCGCAATGTCAGCAGGGGCACACGAATATATGCGACTCCTTTTTGTTGCCCGGATTTATGTACCCAGGCGGTTTCGCGGAATATGTTTCGATTCCTTACGGGGAACGCAATCTCGTACACTTGCCGGAAGAAATCAGCTTCGTGGATGGGGCTGCTCTCGGCTGCCGATTCATGACAGCGTTCCACGGCATCGTCGATCAGGCAAAAGTTCAGCCGGGCGAATGGGTTGCCGTATACGGGTGCGGAGGAGTAGGTCTCTCGGCGATCAATATTGCTACGGCCATCGGGGCAAATGTAATCGGTGTGGATATTAATGATGCCAATCTGGAATTGGCGAAGCAAATGGGAGCCGCTTACACGATCAACAGCAAGCAGACGGACCCGGTAGCCGCAGTTAAGGAAATCACCAAAGGCGGCGCACATGTCTCGATTGATGCGCTTGGTTTTACACAGACCTGCGTCAGCGGCATTCGCAGCTTGCGAAAGAGAGGACGTCATCTGCAGGTCGGTCTCACCATGAATCACGAGCAGGGGCATATTGCCATTCCAGTCAATGAAATGATTTTGAAAGAGATTAATTTTATCACGACATTGGGGATGCCTGCCCATCGCTTTGCATCGCTTCTACCCTTGGTAACGACGGGTCGCTTGACTCCAGGAAAAATGGTGACGAGGGAGATTGCTCTATCCGAGGTGAACGACATTTTCACCGCGATGAGCTCGTATTCCAACACAGGTACATTTGTTGTCACCACATTTGCGTAA
- a CDS encoding citryl-CoA lyase — protein MEFKTQIGVSEPDKIYVHGYDLSEDLIGQITLADMAFLGAAHRKPTIQESRMLNACMVAICEHGFTPSSISARLTYLGAPEAVQAAVAAGLLGAGSVYLGAMEYVAQMLQEGWKKQEQETDVRRLAEQILHERAEQGLSLPGFGHPVHRPVDPRTTKLFALAEELGFAGKHTALMREIHRQFCEKKGKTITLNVAGAIGAVLSDMNMHHSVVKSFAVAARAVGLIGHIVEEIESGRADSMAQQLYDYVEESTVYTNDKPRHQAEE, from the coding sequence ATGGAATTCAAAACACAGATCGGGGTTTCCGAGCCCGATAAGATTTACGTGCATGGCTATGATTTGAGCGAGGATCTGATCGGACAGATCACGTTGGCAGATATGGCGTTTCTGGGAGCTGCCCACCGCAAGCCGACTATTCAAGAATCGAGAATGCTGAATGCGTGTATGGTGGCTATCTGCGAGCACGGATTCACACCTAGCTCCATTTCGGCTCGGTTGACGTATTTGGGAGCCCCAGAAGCCGTGCAGGCAGCGGTGGCGGCGGGTCTGCTTGGAGCAGGCTCTGTTTACCTGGGAGCCATGGAGTACGTGGCACAGATGCTTCAAGAAGGCTGGAAGAAGCAGGAGCAAGAAACCGATGTGCGGCGCCTTGCCGAGCAGATCTTGCATGAAAGAGCGGAGCAAGGACTCTCCCTTCCTGGGTTCGGGCATCCCGTTCACAGACCCGTCGATCCTCGCACGACGAAATTGTTTGCGCTTGCAGAAGAGCTCGGATTTGCCGGAAAGCACACGGCCTTGATGCGTGAAATCCACAGACAGTTTTGCGAGAAAAAGGGAAAGACCATCACGTTAAACGTGGCAGGTGCGATTGGAGCAGTGCTCTCCGATATGAATATGCATCACAGTGTCGTCAAGTCTTTTGCCGTAGCCGCCAGAGCCGTGGGACTGATCGGCCACATCGTCGAAGAAATCGAGTCGGGACGAGCGGACAGCATGGCACAGCAGCTGTATGACTATGTCGAAGAAAGCACGGTCTACACGAATGACAAACCGCGTCATCAAGCAGAGGAATAA
- a CDS encoding acyl-CoA dehydrogenase family protein, producing the protein MPEEYGGPGLSVTEASIIMEEINRSGGNAGACHAQMYTRGTLLRHGSDTTQLRTAAVRKGDKYIRPIRTMMNHATTELFIENLEVPAENSSSCPMWPSMSWGSQDRTDWKA; encoded by the coding sequence ATTCCGGAAGAATACGGCGGCCCCGGCTTGTCCGTCACAGAAGCCTCCATCATCATGGAAGAAATCAATCGCTCGGGAGGGAATGCGGGAGCGTGCCATGCCCAGATGTACACCAGGGGAACGCTGCTGCGCCATGGCTCGGATACGACCCAGTTGAGAACCGCGGCCGTACGAAAAGGCGACAAGTACATCCGCCCGATACGAACCATGATGAACCACGCGACGACAGAGCTGTTTATCGAAAACCTCGAGGTGCCTGCGGAAAATTCCTCATCCTGTCCTATGTGGCCGAGCATGTCTTGGGGCTCCCAAGATCGTACTGATTGGAAAGCATAG
- a CDS encoding NAD(P)H-dependent flavin oxidoreductase, giving the protein MKNRLPSWISEHIVLPVITAPMFLVSNPEMVIAACKSGVIGSFPSLNARTVDTLTEWMSTISQELAHCKAAEPTKKIAPWAINIVIRHLNNRLEEELELIKKYQPPLVFTALGNPAPVVEIVHAYGGIVFSDVTTVYHAKKAVQSGVDGLILVCGGAGGHAGTLNHFAFVSAIREFWDGITILAGGIANGQDILAAQAIDTDLVYMGTRFIASAESNAGEEYKQMLIDSTIEDILYTSTFSGIPANYLEPSIINEGLNPDDLGSHADFAKTGRKAWKNVWSAGHGVGRTKSIQTVSEIVGELQTEYDQTLTALQQVSHTRTHLNTSMS; this is encoded by the coding sequence ATGAAAAATCGTTTGCCTAGCTGGATTTCAGAGCATATCGTCCTCCCGGTGATTACAGCTCCCATGTTTCTTGTATCAAACCCGGAAATGGTCATCGCTGCATGCAAGAGTGGAGTCATTGGCTCCTTTCCATCATTGAATGCACGTACCGTTGATACCTTGACGGAATGGATGTCGACCATTTCACAGGAGCTGGCTCACTGCAAAGCGGCAGAGCCGACGAAGAAAATTGCTCCATGGGCGATCAACATCGTCATTCGCCATTTGAACAATCGATTGGAGGAAGAACTGGAACTGATCAAAAAGTACCAACCGCCGCTCGTCTTTACGGCTTTGGGGAATCCGGCTCCCGTCGTAGAAATCGTACATGCCTATGGAGGAATCGTTTTTTCTGATGTGACTACCGTTTACCATGCGAAAAAAGCTGTGCAATCGGGTGTCGATGGCTTGATTTTGGTTTGCGGGGGCGCAGGAGGACATGCGGGCACTTTGAATCATTTTGCTTTTGTCAGTGCCATTCGGGAATTTTGGGACGGGATCACGATCCTTGCAGGTGGGATTGCCAATGGTCAAGACATTTTGGCAGCCCAGGCCATTGATACAGATTTAGTCTATATGGGCACGAGGTTTATCGCTTCCGCTGAGAGCAACGCGGGGGAAGAGTACAAGCAGATGCTGATCGACTCCACCATCGAAGACATCCTATATACGTCGACGTTTAGTGGCATTCCAGCCAATTACCTGGAGCCGAGCATCATCAATGAGGGGCTCAATCCAGACGACCTAGGCTCGCATGCGGACTTCGCCAAGACCGGCAGAAAGGCCTGGAAAAACGTATGGTCCGCGGGACACGGGGTAGGTAGGACGAAGTCGATCCAGACCGTCTCTGAAATCGTCGGGGAACTCCAGACGGAATACGATCAGACGCTCACCGCTCTGCAGCAGGTAAGCCACACCCGCACGCATCTGAATACATCCATGTCTTGA
- a CDS encoding cysteine desulfurase-like protein → MTKTAELYPIAAVREQFPALRRTHNGKSVVYFDGPGGSQVVKSSMDAIYAYMANGGANLHGSFPSSQETEKIIADAKDAIAALFGASPEEIAFGANMTTLTFAIARALGRDWREGDEIIVSELDHRANVDPWLTIAADRNMTVRWLPVDPDTLTLRLEELDDLLTPRTRLIAVGLASNAVGTINDIAAISKKAHAHGIPVAVDAVHAVPHFAVDRDELGADLLLCSAYKFFGPHIGIAVIRQELFEKLQPYKLQPAPSYIPDKLETGTQNHEGIAGIRPAIEFIASLGEGQELTEQIRSGYEVIEAYENSLAEKLRTALADMEAVTLYQAAPDVPKTPTIAFRVDGWSTQAFCERMCEDYGIFIADGDFYAMTLADKLGINESGGWIRAGLAPYNTAEEVERFIQGIRELTQS, encoded by the coding sequence ATGACGAAAACGGCTGAGCTCTACCCGATCGCGGCAGTACGTGAACAATTTCCCGCTTTGCGCCGGACACACAACGGCAAGTCTGTTGTTTATTTTGATGGTCCTGGCGGTTCGCAGGTAGTCAAAAGCTCCATGGATGCCATCTACGCATATATGGCAAATGGGGGCGCAAACCTCCACGGATCGTTTCCGAGCAGTCAGGAAACGGAGAAAATCATCGCGGATGCGAAGGATGCCATCGCAGCTCTCTTTGGCGCTTCTCCCGAGGAAATCGCATTTGGCGCCAATATGACCACACTGACCTTTGCCATTGCCCGAGCTTTGGGACGTGATTGGAGGGAAGGCGACGAGATCATCGTATCCGAGCTCGATCATCGGGCGAACGTCGATCCTTGGCTGACCATTGCGGCAGATCGCAACATGACCGTGCGCTGGCTGCCTGTCGATCCTGATACGCTGACATTGCGTCTGGAAGAACTGGATGATCTCCTCACTCCCCGTACACGCTTGATTGCGGTAGGACTTGCTTCCAATGCAGTCGGAACCATCAATGACATCGCCGCTATCTCGAAAAAAGCACACGCGCACGGCATTCCCGTGGCTGTCGATGCTGTTCATGCTGTCCCTCATTTTGCCGTAGATCGGGATGAACTCGGCGCGGATCTGCTCCTCTGCTCTGCCTATAAATTTTTTGGTCCGCACATCGGGATCGCCGTCATTCGTCAGGAACTCTTTGAAAAGCTCCAGCCTTACAAGCTCCAGCCAGCGCCCTCTTACATACCGGATAAGCTGGAAACCGGAACCCAAAATCACGAAGGCATCGCAGGGATTCGTCCCGCTATCGAATTTATTGCCAGTCTGGGAGAAGGTCAGGAGTTAACCGAGCAGATACGCTCTGGGTATGAAGTAATCGAGGCCTATGAAAACAGCCTTGCCGAAAAGCTTCGTACGGCACTGGCGGATATGGAAGCTGTTACGCTCTATCAAGCTGCACCTGATGTGCCAAAAACGCCAACAATCGCTTTTCGGGTCGATGGCTGGTCCACTCAAGCATTTTGCGAGAGGATGTGTGAAGACTACGGCATCTTCATTGCCGACGGAGACTTTTACGCGATGACACTTGCAGACAAGCTGGGAATCAATGAAAGTGGCGGCTGGATTCGCGCAGGACTTGCTCCCTACAATACAGCGGAAGAAGTAGAGAGATTCATTCAGGGAATCCGTGAATTGACCCAGAGCTGA
- a CDS encoding DedA family protein, whose translation MQTWITTFMEQFSYIGIFLLMALENVFPPIPSEVILTFGGFMTTYTTLSIPGVIISATMGSVFGAIILYGIGYYLDFEKIENLVDRWGHILRLKKEDISRANAWFNKYGYWTIFLCRMVPLVRSLISVPAGMTKMNVWLFLLFTTLGTLIWNVALVMIGSFLGQSWDSILSFMDMYSTVSYIVIGIGAIVFLFFFFRKRSVRSK comes from the coding sequence ATGCAAACGTGGATTACTACCTTTATGGAACAGTTCAGCTACATCGGCATCTTTTTGCTGATGGCCTTGGAGAATGTGTTTCCCCCAATCCCATCTGAGGTGATTCTGACTTTTGGGGGATTTATGACCACATACACGACACTGTCTATACCGGGAGTCATCATTTCCGCAACGATGGGCTCTGTTTTTGGAGCCATCATTCTATATGGGATTGGGTACTACCTCGATTTCGAAAAAATCGAGAACCTCGTGGATCGCTGGGGACATATCTTGCGGTTGAAGAAAGAAGATATTTCTCGCGCGAATGCGTGGTTCAACAAATACGGCTACTGGACCATTTTCCTTTGCAGAATGGTACCGCTGGTGCGGAGCTTGATATCTGTCCCGGCTGGAATGACCAAAATGAACGTCTGGCTCTTTTTGCTGTTTACGACACTCGGGACGCTGATCTGGAATGTGGCGCTCGTCATGATCGGTTCTTTTCTGGGACAATCCTGGGACAGTATCCTATCGTTTATGGACATGTATTCGACCGTGTCCTATATTGTCATTGGAATCGGAGCAATCGTGTTTCTCTTTTTCTTTTTCCGCAAAAGAAGTGTGAGGTCGAAGTAG
- a CDS encoding RrF2 family transcriptional regulator produces the protein MKFSQATDYALHAMLYLVSEAPDKPVSVQLLAEKLGVSQTYLSKMLTKLVKAGLIHSVPGANGGYRLKRNQDDISFLDVIHAIEGTSSLFECGFQHSSECLIQQVVLDAERQMEQALRSKKISDIARQMKG, from the coding sequence ATGAAGTTTTCACAGGCGACAGATTATGCTCTCCATGCCATGCTGTACCTGGTGTCTGAAGCGCCGGACAAGCCCGTCAGTGTGCAGCTTTTGGCTGAAAAATTAGGAGTTTCCCAAACGTATCTTTCCAAGATGCTAACCAAGCTGGTCAAAGCCGGGCTCATCCACTCTGTTCCAGGAGCAAATGGAGGCTACCGGCTCAAACGCAATCAGGATGATATTTCCTTTCTGGATGTCATTCATGCCATCGAAGGTACGTCCTCCTTGTTTGAATGCGGCTTTCAGCACAGCAGCGAGTGCTTGATCCAACAGGTCGTATTGGACGCCGAGCGTCAGATGGAGCAGGCACTGAGGAGTAAAAAAATCTCGGATATTGCCAGGCAAATGAAAGGCTAA
- a CDS encoding AAA family ATPase, whose translation MSKEDPSIILITGIMASGKSTVAQLLSEQFEKSVHLRGDIFRRMIVNNRKEVHPDSGSGELDQLKLRYQLAAQSAEMYQKAGFTVVVQDVVVGPLLTDFISYISSRPFYVVVLCPNSTVVAMREAARKKKGYGIWSVDVLDRLLRNETPRTGLWLDSSDLSPEETVNEIVKRLQNEAMIT comes from the coding sequence ATGTCAAAGGAAGATCCAAGCATTATATTAATTACAGGGATAATGGCTAGCGGAAAATCGACAGTAGCGCAACTGCTCTCTGAACAATTCGAAAAATCGGTGCATTTACGTGGAGACATTTTCCGAAGAATGATTGTAAATAACCGCAAAGAGGTCCATCCAGACTCGGGAAGTGGCGAGCTTGATCAATTGAAGCTGCGATATCAGCTAGCCGCTCAATCAGCGGAGATGTACCAAAAGGCGGGATTTACAGTTGTTGTTCAAGATGTCGTCGTTGGACCATTGCTTACTGATTTTATCTCGTATATTAGTAGCCGCCCATTTTATGTAGTAGTGCTTTGTCCAAACTCTACAGTGGTTGCAATGAGAGAGGCTGCTCGCAAAAAGAAAGGTTATGGCATTTGGAGTGTTGATGTATTAGATCGTCTGCTGCGAAATGAAACTCCGCGCACAGGATTGTGGTTGGATTCATCTGATTTGTCCCCTGAAGAGACGGTGAATGAAATTGTCAAGAGACTGCAAAATGAGGCAATGATTACATAA
- a CDS encoding iron-containing alcohol dehydrogenase — protein sequence MIWDFLFQLPTRIEFGNGKVKELAQRVLELGGKKAMLVTDQGIVRSGILDIVTGVLEAGGIAFTVYDQVKPNPRDVDCMSAYQLAKDAEVDVLIGLGGGSSMDTAKAVGTLLTHGGEIKDWYGLNVLERPITPLICIPTTAGTGSEITFFSVITDTNTKLKMNILDAKVAPKIALLDPELTVTLPAHVTASTGMDALTHAIEAYTCNISEPITDALALYAIDLIVENLPLAVSDGANLEARRNMLAGSLIAGIAFGNSDVGGVHCMAEALGGLYDTPHGVANSMLLPYVFEYNIPADPRKHAIVAEKLGAKRNGRTDEEVAQEGVQLLKDLAQTVRIPKMKELGNVNSDDFRYLAEAATKNVSAPSNPRAATMEDYLKLFHTAFEG from the coding sequence ATGATTTGGGACTTTCTCTTTCAATTGCCGACACGAATCGAATTTGGAAATGGAAAAGTGAAAGAACTGGCGCAGCGCGTTTTGGAGCTAGGAGGGAAAAAAGCGATGCTGGTAACCGATCAGGGCATCGTTAGGTCGGGCATTCTCGATATCGTGACGGGTGTTCTGGAGGCTGGTGGGATCGCGTTCACCGTGTATGATCAAGTGAAACCGAATCCGCGTGATGTCGATTGCATGAGTGCGTACCAATTAGCCAAGGATGCAGAGGTTGACGTGCTGATCGGGTTGGGCGGAGGCAGTTCGATGGATACGGCAAAAGCAGTCGGAACGCTGTTAACCCACGGCGGCGAAATCAAGGACTGGTACGGCTTAAACGTGCTGGAAAGGCCGATCACACCGCTGATCTGCATCCCGACCACGGCAGGTACAGGCAGCGAAATCACCTTTTTCTCCGTCATCACCGATACGAATACAAAATTGAAAATGAACATACTCGACGCCAAGGTTGCGCCAAAAATCGCACTGCTCGATCCTGAGCTGACAGTTACGCTACCTGCACATGTAACCGCTTCCACGGGGATGGATGCGCTGACACATGCAATCGAGGCGTATACCTGCAACATTTCCGAGCCGATTACGGATGCGCTCGCCTTGTATGCGATCGATCTGATCGTAGAGAATTTGCCTCTAGCCGTGTCTGATGGCGCCAATCTGGAAGCACGGCGGAACATGCTGGCAGGCAGTCTGATTGCAGGCATTGCTTTCGGGAATTCTGATGTCGGAGGTGTCCACTGCATGGCGGAGGCACTCGGCGGCTTGTACGATACCCCGCATGGCGTCGCCAATTCGATGCTCTTGCCGTATGTGTTTGAATACAACATTCCGGCTGATCCGCGAAAGCACGCCATTGTCGCCGAAAAGCTGGGAGCCAAACGCAATGGCCGTACGGATGAGGAGGTCGCACAGGAAGGCGTGCAGCTTCTGAAGGATTTGGCGCAAACCGTCCGCATCCCCAAGATGAAAGAGCTTGGCAATGTAAATTCAGATGATTTCCGCTACCTGGCTGAAGCTGCTACTAAAAATGTCTCGGCACCAAGCAATCCGCGCGCTGCCACGATGGAGGACTATTTGAAATTATTCCACACTGCTTTTGAAGGATAG
- a CDS encoding APC family permease, with the protein MSDLKLNRTLGFWAAYSASVGLVVSGTAMVALGNGYGVSGPAYSIVAFGALIVILCVALSYSEMAAMIPGAGMVGEYTLPALGKLPALFAVLAGYIVLVGTDGGTNMIVGGQSLEALIGVPWYLCVAVILIFLVIVNMMGVEVFGKVQSVLAISMMGLLGILGLCGVFGIGTQEPLAVQPPFSALTWQEQAGTLGLAIWLFIGMEFVAPLAEEVKNPGKTIPFAMLFGCFTIWLVDLFFGLGVTKYIALDKLAASTIPHVDGAAAMLGKPGLVIMSIVSILAAVTTCDTYLVAVPRMLYGLSKEGLLPKMFSWLHPKTRTPWYGIFFVVALILIVLVYAVINKANIDFVTTMIAVACGTWLMSYMITQIDVIVLRVKYPKAVRPFKTPLYPLPQIIGIVACAYMIYTQYQDPTVLTISLYVIAVILIFGIIYLKMTGQKLFEPVPLEKIYEGIRKRSELDSELGIAEEK; encoded by the coding sequence ATGAGCGATCTGAAATTAAATCGAACATTAGGATTTTGGGCAGCATACTCAGCTTCGGTTGGACTCGTTGTTTCAGGAACAGCGATGGTTGCGTTAGGCAATGGATACGGCGTGAGCGGCCCTGCATACAGCATTGTCGCATTCGGAGCATTGATCGTGATTTTATGCGTGGCGCTGTCGTATTCCGAGATGGCGGCCATGATTCCCGGCGCTGGAATGGTCGGCGAATATACGCTTCCGGCACTGGGCAAGCTGCCTGCTTTGTTTGCGGTTTTGGCCGGATACATCGTACTGGTCGGCACAGACGGCGGTACGAACATGATCGTCGGCGGACAGTCGCTGGAGGCTTTGATCGGTGTGCCTTGGTATCTGTGCGTCGCTGTCATCTTGATCTTTCTCGTCATCGTCAACATGATGGGCGTCGAAGTGTTCGGTAAAGTCCAATCTGTGCTGGCCATCAGCATGATGGGGCTTCTCGGCATCCTCGGGCTTTGCGGCGTGTTCGGCATCGGGACCCAGGAGCCGTTGGCAGTCCAGCCGCCATTCTCCGCCTTGACGTGGCAGGAGCAGGCGGGCACGCTCGGACTTGCGATCTGGCTGTTCATAGGGATGGAATTCGTAGCGCCGCTTGCAGAAGAGGTGAAAAATCCGGGGAAAACGATTCCGTTTGCTATGCTGTTCGGCTGCTTCACCATCTGGCTGGTCGACCTGTTCTTCGGACTCGGCGTTACCAAGTACATTGCCTTGGACAAGCTCGCAGCGTCGACGATCCCGCACGTGGATGGGGCTGCTGCCATGCTGGGCAAACCGGGATTGGTCATCATGAGCATCGTCTCGATCTTAGCAGCGGTCACGACATGCGACACGTATTTGGTCGCTGTTCCGCGCATGCTGTACGGTTTGTCAAAAGAAGGGCTGCTGCCGAAAATGTTTTCCTGGCTGCATCCGAAAACACGAACACCGTGGTATGGGATTTTCTTTGTCGTTGCTTTGATTCTGATCGTGCTCGTTTATGCCGTCATCAATAAGGCAAACATTGATTTCGTCACGACCATGATCGCGGTTGCTTGCGGAACATGGCTGATGTCCTACATGATCACGCAGATTGACGTTATCGTGCTTCGCGTCAAGTATCCGAAAGCCGTGCGTCCGTTCAAAACGCCTTTGTATCCGCTCCCGCAGATTATCGGTATCGTTGCCTGTGCTTACATGATCTACACGCAGTACCAGGATCCGACTGTGTTGACCATATCCCTTTACGTGATCGCGGTCATCTTGATTTTTGGAATCATTTATTTAAAAATGACCGGTCAAAAATTGTTTGAACCCGTGCCGTTAGAAAAGATTTACGAAGGAATCCGCAAACGCAGCGAGTTGGACAGTGAGCTCGGCATCGCCGAAGAAAAGTAG
- a CDS encoding aldehyde dehydrogenase family protein, whose product MISMLQAKAFLTDLNTVQKMYIDGEWVASESGGIRNVINPANGEIIGVVTEGNRDDAKKAILAARRAFDKDGWQDSKARDRAALLNKVADALEARAEEFASLDTLNNGKPLRESRYDVADAVNQFRYFAGLCTKPHGTTYDVPDDMQAMVVREPIGVVGQIIPWNYPLVMATQKIAPAIAAGCTVVIKPAEQTPLSLIRLFEIIDEVGFPSGVINLVLGAGETVGAELSESPLVDKVAFTGGTDTGIRIMKAAAETIKKVGLELGGKSPNIVFADADFETAVDYALYAIFANQGEVCSAGSRLLLEETIYERFIVELTARAEEIVVGDGTDEGTEMGPLITEEHMQRVLHYIEEGKKEGATLLCGGNRLTDNGMDKGFFVAPTIFTDTKPDMTIIQEEIFGPVLAIQTFRTEEEAIELANGTRFGLAAAVFTTDVAKAHRVIKKLRAGITWINTYHPTYNEAPWGGYKQSGIGRELGTYGFEEYLEIKQINVNLNVAPSGWFEKRS is encoded by the coding sequence ATGATTTCGATGTTGCAAGCGAAAGCATTTTTGACGGATCTGAATACGGTGCAAAAAATGTATATCGATGGAGAATGGGTGGCGAGCGAAAGCGGTGGCATCCGCAATGTGATCAATCCGGCGAATGGCGAGATCATCGGCGTCGTAACGGAAGGGAATCGTGATGACGCCAAGAAAGCGATTTTGGCAGCGAGACGCGCATTTGACAAAGATGGCTGGCAGGACAGCAAAGCTCGTGATCGCGCAGCTCTGTTGAACAAGGTGGCCGATGCGCTGGAAGCGCGCGCAGAAGAGTTCGCTTCCCTCGATACATTGAACAACGGCAAGCCGCTGCGCGAATCCCGCTACGATGTCGCAGATGCGGTGAACCAGTTCCGCTACTTTGCCGGTCTGTGCACGAAGCCGCATGGTACGACGTATGATGTGCCGGACGATATGCAGGCGATGGTCGTGCGCGAGCCGATCGGCGTCGTTGGACAGATCATCCCTTGGAACTACCCGCTCGTCATGGCGACGCAAAAAATCGCTCCGGCGATCGCGGCCGGCTGCACCGTCGTGATCAAGCCTGCGGAGCAGACGCCGTTGTCCTTGATCCGGCTGTTTGAAATCATCGATGAAGTTGGCTTCCCGTCAGGCGTGATCAATCTGGTGCTCGGTGCCGGGGAGACGGTCGGGGCAGAGCTTTCCGAGAGCCCGCTGGTGGACAAGGTCGCCTTTACTGGCGGAACGGATACCGGTATCCGCATCATGAAGGCGGCTGCGGAAACGATTAAAAAAGTCGGCCTGGAGCTTGGCGGCAAATCGCCGAACATCGTGTTCGCCGATGCGGATTTTGAGACGGCCGTTGATTACGCGCTGTATGCGATTTTTGCAAATCAGGGCGAGGTGTGCTCCGCCGGTTCCCGCCTCTTGCTCGAGGAGACCATCTATGAGCGGTTTATTGTGGAACTGACTGCCCGAGCCGAAGAAATCGTCGTAGGAGACGGGACGGATGAAGGGACTGAGATGGGGCCGCTGATCACGGAAGAGCATATGCAGCGAGTCCTGCACTATATCGAAGAAGGCAAAAAAGAAGGCGCGACGTTACTGTGCGGAGGTAATCGCTTGACAGATAACGGTATGGACAAAGGCTTCTTCGTGGCGCCGACGATTTTTACCGACACCAAACCCGACATGACAATCATTCAAGAAGAAATTTTTGGTCCTGTATTGGCGATTCAAACGTTCCGCACGGAGGAGGAAGCCATTGAGCTGGCCAATGGCACACGTTTTGGCCTGGCAGCCGCGGTTTTCACGACAGATGTCGCCAAAGCCCACCGGGTGATCAAAAAGCTCCGTGCAGGCATCACCTGGATTAACACGTACCACCCAACGTACAACGAAGCGCCATGGGGCGGCTACAAACAGAGCGGGATCGGCCGTGAGCTCGGTACTTACGGATTCGAGGAGTATCTTGAAATCAAGCAGATCAACGTCAATCTGAACGTCGCGCCGAGCGGGTGGTTCGAGAAACGCAGCTAG
- a CDS encoding YunG family protein — protein sequence MDDQHRYSDLAKILQRVWSIESSSKWTPDNPAKGQCGVTALVVHDLFSGDILKTQTPDGWHYYNLINGVRRDFTESQFTEKVDYQDVPSNRDEAFSDTNEKQYGYLKSNVLREWSV from the coding sequence ATGGATGACCAGCATCGTTATTCCGATCTGGCGAAAATACTTCAGCGCGTTTGGTCGATTGAATCCAGCTCAAAATGGACACCCGACAATCCGGCAAAGGGCCAGTGTGGAGTTACCGCCTTGGTCGTACATGATCTATTCTCTGGAGACATCCTGAAAACGCAGACTCCTGATGGCTGGCACTACTACAACCTCATAAATGGTGTTCGTCGTGACTTCACTGAATCTCAATTTACCGAAAAGGTAGATTACCAGGACGTTCCTTCCAATCGTGATGAGGCATTCAGCGATACCAACGAAAAGCAGTACGGCTATCTAAAATCAAACGTTTTGAGGGAATGGAGTGTCTAA